The stretch of DNA TCGGAGAGGTGCTCGAGGACGGCCTCAAGGGCTTCGAGGTTGGCATGGACGTCAGCGAGGATGGCGATCCTCACCCCTCGTCCTCCAAAACCAGGTCGAACTCACGACCATACGTCCCAGCCATGGCCTGTAGCCAGATCGGCGCTTCTCGCACAAGGAGTGCGAAGCTCTCAGGCTCCTCCTCGACTATGCGGATGGCTTCATCCCGCCCGCTGGCCTGAAGCAGACCCCTCAGCGTCGAGGCCGCCGCATCCTGGTAGGAGATAGCCTCCAGCTCACGCCCCATCACTCCAAGGCTCCAGCCTCCAAACTTTAGCTTCGCCACGTCAGCCGCCGCCAAGGCAACGGCCTTTTGCAACTTATCAGGGTTCATGGCCGAAGCCGGCCCAAACCCGAACAGCAGCACCCGTTCCGCCCCCACCCTGTCGGCCCCACCGATCAAGTGCTTCTGGCCAAGCTGCCCCGTGAGGCTCCCATCTAAAACCAATCTCGCAATAGCGCCGTCCAGGCGCCAGTCGCACCATGCCGTATGGCCCCTGGTGGGGAGCCTGTCGCTGAATAGTGAGAGGAGCAGCAAGGGGGTTAGGAGGTCGGTGAATGGGCGGCGTGCCAGGATTAATCGCACGGAGACGTCTCCTCCTCGACCTCCTTTTCGATACGAGCCCGCAGGGCCTGGTCTAAGATACCATTGACAAAGGCCGCGGAGTCGGCCGTGGAGAACTTCTTGGCTATCTCGATGGCTTCGTTGACGGTCGCCTTGGGCGGGATGTCGAGCCGGAAGAGGAGCTCGTAGAGTGCGAGCCTAAGGATGCTTCGGTCCACGGTGCTCATCCGCTCTAGGCTCCAGTGAGTGGACCAGCGGCGAATTTCTGCGTCGATGGCCTCCCGCTCCTTGACCGTCCCCTCGACAAGCTCCAAACAGAAGGCATCGAGGACGAGAGGCGCGTCGGCTACCGTGCGATACGATTCCAAGAGGTCCGCAATGTTTTGCTCCGTCATGTCCCACTGGTAGAGGAGTTTGACGGCAACCTCCCGCGATTCGCGTCGGCTGGTGGTGGAATCGGATTCATAGCTCATCGTTAAGGCTCGCCATCTCAACGGCCGCCATCGCCGCCTCGAAGCCCTTGTTGTCGGAATTGCCGCCAGCCCGCTCAATTGCCTGCTCAATGTTATCAGTCGTGAGCAGGCCGAAGACTACGGGCATGCTGAACTCCATGCTCAATTGGGAAATACCTTTGGCCGCCTCGCCGGCGATGTAGTCAAAGTGAGGCGTCTCACCCCGGATGACCGCTCCAAGACAAATAACCGCATCGAAGTCGCCGCTGGCGGACAGCCATTTAGCTGCCAGTGGAATCTCGAAGGCGCCGGGCACCCGGACCACGCTTATGTCCTCGTCGGCCACCCCCGTACGCGCCAGGGCGTCGAGGGCTCCCTCCAAGAG from Nitrospinota bacterium encodes:
- the nusB gene encoding transcription antitermination factor NusB — encoded protein: MSYESDSTTSRRESREVAVKLLYQWDMTEQNIADLLESYRTVADAPLVLDAFCLELVEGTVKEREAIDAEIRRWSTHWSLERMSTVDRSILRLALYELLFRLDIPPKATVNEAIEIAKKFSTADSAAFVNGILDQALRARIEKEVEEETSPCD
- a CDS encoding 6,7-dimethyl-8-ribityllumazine synthase; the encoded protein is MPRYIEGKPKGDGKKMGIVVSRFNDFITSRLLEGALDALARTGVADEDISVVRVPGAFEIPLAAKWLSASGDFDAVICLGAVIRGETPHFDYIAGEAAKGISQLSMEFSMPVVFGLLTTDNIEQAIERAGGNSDNKGFEAAMAAVEMASLNDEL